A single Acidaminococcus sp. DNA region contains:
- a CDS encoding Rrf2 family transcriptional regulator: protein MKSDFIVAVHAMVYLTHMDCLVSSDELAKNICTNPARVRKIMGKLKASGLVNTKEGHVGGYCTEPGAEKTNLLQIADCLGISFVDTKWHSGTEDMDCFISSGMGKFFDKLYEEMNQACREKLKNITLEAITLQIVRNERNRTNPCHGETNCDCPAWEKFNQKYGR from the coding sequence GTGAAGAGCGATTTTATTGTGGCTGTTCATGCCATGGTCTATCTGACCCATATGGACTGCCTTGTATCCAGTGACGAACTGGCAAAGAACATATGCACAAACCCGGCCCGTGTCCGTAAAATCATGGGAAAGCTCAAGGCGAGCGGACTTGTGAATACCAAAGAAGGCCATGTAGGTGGATACTGCACGGAACCTGGCGCCGAAAAGACGAACCTCCTGCAGATTGCCGACTGTCTGGGCATTTCCTTTGTGGATACGAAATGGCACAGCGGGACGGAAGATATGGACTGTTTCATCAGCAGCGGCATGGGCAAATTTTTCGACAAGCTCTATGAAGAGATGAATCAAGCCTGCCGTGAAAAATTAAAGAATATTACGCTGGAAGCAATCACGCTCCAAATCGTCCGGAACGAAAGGAACAGAACGAATCCTTGTCACGGTGAAACTAACTGTGACTGCCCGGCCTGGGAGAAATTTAATCAAAAATATGGAAGGTAA
- the trxB gene encoding thioredoxin-disulfide reductase produces the protein MTKVYDILVIGGGPAGYTAALYGARSGLSVAILEKLSPGGQMATTSEIENYPGFPDPVDGFELGEKMQEGAEKFGAETLFVDVESLDLEANPKVAHTSEGDYLGRTIILAMGASPRKLGIPREDAMIGRGIGYCAHCDGNFFKGKTIVVNGGGNSAVGDAIYLSRIGKEVHLVHRRDTLRATPIYLKRLEDAGVKIHWNRVVSGIEGDKKVTGVRLKNVKDGSEELLPCDALFIAVGRKPQTELVAGKVELDKAGYIVAGEDTKTSVPGVFAAGDIRTKALRQIVTAASDGACAANAAELYLSEQ, from the coding sequence ATGACAAAGGTTTATGATATTCTGGTCATCGGAGGAGGGCCTGCCGGTTATACGGCAGCCCTCTACGGTGCCCGCAGTGGTCTTTCCGTGGCTATCCTGGAGAAACTTTCTCCGGGCGGCCAGATGGCTACGACGAGTGAAATCGAAAATTACCCTGGTTTTCCTGATCCTGTAGATGGGTTTGAACTGGGCGAGAAGATGCAGGAAGGTGCGGAGAAATTTGGCGCCGAGACGCTTTTTGTCGATGTTGAATCCCTCGACCTGGAAGCTAATCCCAAAGTAGCCCATACTTCAGAAGGCGATTATCTCGGACGTACCATTATTCTTGCGATGGGTGCTTCTCCCCGTAAGCTCGGCATTCCCCGCGAAGACGCGATGATCGGCCGCGGCATCGGGTACTGTGCTCACTGCGACGGCAACTTCTTTAAAGGCAAGACGATTGTCGTCAATGGCGGCGGCAATAGTGCCGTCGGCGATGCCATCTACCTCAGCCGGATTGGTAAAGAGGTGCATTTGGTCCATAGACGTGATACACTTAGAGCGACACCTATCTATTTGAAACGCCTGGAGGATGCCGGCGTTAAGATCCATTGGAACCGTGTGGTTTCCGGCATTGAGGGCGATAAGAAGGTGACTGGTGTCAGACTGAAGAACGTCAAGGACGGCAGTGAAGAGCTTCTTCCCTGTGATGCACTGTTCATTGCTGTCGGACGTAAGCCTCAGACAGAGCTTGTCGCCGGTAAGGTGGAGCTTGACAAGGCCGGCTATATCGTGGCAGGCGAAGACACGAAGACGTCCGTACCCGGTGTTTTTGCAGCCGGAGATATCCGGACAAAAGCGCTGCGGCAGATTGTTACGGCAGCATCTGACGGAGCCTGCGCGGCTAATGCAGCGGAACTTTATCTGAGCGAACAATAA